The genomic interval TTCAGCTTGTGGCTCTCTAGCGCGAGCGTTCGGATCTGTGCTGCCTGACGATGAGAATCGCGCGTTGCGAACGGCGAACCCTTCAAGCGACTTCGACCTCGATACCGTCCAACTGCCGATCAACATTACCGAGGACTCGTTGCTCGGCGGGCTTGAACTCGAGCGCACCCTGGCTACCGGAAAGCGCCAGGTTTCAACAGGCCTTCTTGCGCGAGCCAATGGGCGAGTGCTTTACGTTGACGATGTGAACCTGCTGGAGGCGGACACAGCAGCCCACTTAGGAAACGCGCTCGACTGTCGCCAGGTGCGCGTCGAACGTGAAGGTGTGAGCGCGATTCACGACGCCGATTTCCTATTTGTGGGGGCTTTCGGCCGGGCCGAGGGAGAGCCGAGCGCGTTGTTGCGCGATCGCGTCGGATTGATCGTGAGCTCCGGGACAGAATGCTCGGCGGACGAAACGGTAGAGATGATCGACCGAGCCTTTCGGTTCGACGACAACCCATCCACCTTCGCGGAGGACTTTGCGTTTGAGACTGCCGGGATCAAGAGTGTGATCGAAAACGCGCGAGCGCATTTGCCGCGGGTTCGGGTCTCGAAGGATCAGATTCGTCAAATAGCGCTGGTAGCGATCCGGCTTGGAGTGGAAGGGAATCGAGCCGACGTTTTCGCTTTGCAGGCGGCGCGGGCAAATGCAGCGCTCGCCGGGCGCGACGCGGTTAACGAAGACGACGTCATTGTCGCTATTCAGCTTGTGCTTGCGCCGCGCGCGACAACGCTTCCGTCGGCGAGAGAGAAGACAGAAAAACAGAACGACTCTACACAGCAGGAGGACTCCGGCGAAGGCAGTGGGGACGAGGCTAGAGATGGCGGGCGCGATTTCATCGCGGGTGCGATCGAAGACCTGATTATTCAGACAATCGACGCCGAGTTGCAGAAGGACCTGCTCTCGCCCTTGCAACGAACATCTGGCCGCTCTCGCGACGGCAAGCGGTTCAAACCATCCGCATCGATGCGCGGACGATATGTGCGAAGCACGACACGACGGACTCGGGACCAGAGGGTCGCCGTCGACGCCACGCTTCGTGCAGCCGCGCCGTTTCAATTGCGGCGGCGTATGCAAGGTGGCTTGAACGGCGAACAGCCGGCGAAAGGCGAATGGCCGGCCGGATCGCCGACTAACACTCGCTCTACTCGTGTGAAGATCGAACCTGAGGATCTTCGATTCAAAGAGTTCAAGCGCCGTTCAGGGATCATGTTTATTCTCGCCGTGGATGCAAGCGGCAGCATGGCTCTCAACCGTATG from Acidobacteriota bacterium carries:
- the bchD gene encoding magnesium chelatase ATPase subunit D → MGSSPGRIEYPFAAVAGRRAEKHALLLLAAEPRLRGVLIAAESASACGSLARAFGSVLPDDENRALRTANPSSDFDLDTVQLPINITEDSLLGGLELERTLATGKRQVSTGLLARANGRVLYVDDVNLLEADTAAHLGNALDCRQVRVEREGVSAIHDADFLFVGAFGRAEGEPSALLRDRVGLIVSSGTECSADETVEMIDRAFRFDDNPSTFAEDFAFETAGIKSVIENARAHLPRVRVSKDQIRQIALVAIRLGVEGNRADVFALQAARANAALAGRDAVNEDDVIVAIQLVLAPRATTLPSAREKTEKQNDSTQQEDSGEGSGDEARDGGRDFIAGAIEDLIIQTIDAELQKDLLSPLQRTSGRSRDGKRFKPSASMRGRYVRSTTRRTRDQRVAVDATLRAAAPFQLRRRMQGGLNGEQPAKGEWPAGSPTNTRSTRVKIEPEDLRFKEFKRRSGIMFILAVDASGSMALNRMAHAKGALTRLLAQAYLHRDNVALISFRGAGSEVLLAPTRSVELAKRLVDAIPAGGGTPLSAGVVKAIELARLGRLRGVTQAMLVLFTDGRANVSLREGRTTIGDELRALGQLLRSEQIPAVVVDTKSRFVSSGEGDALARMLGASYVYLPRPDVRTVYEAIASAAGRTRISDG